In the genome of Streptomyces pactum, one region contains:
- a CDS encoding class I SAM-dependent methyltransferase, with the protein MSIDQDVLDGQAPYHKRALAFYDLMVHRGSAPFFWRCPSRNFLKMYDTCVGAEHVEIGVGTGYLLDHCHFPVPDPRITLVDLNPATLDFTAERLKQYHTTKVVANALEPLPLPKGFHDSVALSFLLHCIPGSLREKGVVFAHAAEVVKPGGVVFGSTVLSSGVPVTGAGRWLMRNLNAKGIFHNEEDSLDDLRDQLDKHFASHQLVVRGSVGLFRARTAAG; encoded by the coding sequence ATGAGTATCGACCAGGACGTGCTGGACGGGCAGGCCCCTTACCACAAGCGCGCCCTCGCCTTCTACGACCTGATGGTCCACCGCGGCAGCGCTCCGTTCTTCTGGCGCTGCCCGTCGCGGAACTTCCTGAAGATGTACGACACCTGCGTCGGCGCCGAGCACGTGGAGATCGGCGTCGGCACCGGCTACCTCCTCGACCACTGCCACTTCCCGGTCCCCGATCCGCGGATCACCCTGGTCGACCTCAACCCCGCCACCTTGGACTTCACCGCCGAGCGGCTGAAGCAGTACCACACCACCAAGGTCGTGGCCAACGCGCTGGAACCGCTGCCGCTGCCCAAGGGCTTCCACGACTCGGTCGCGCTCAGCTTCCTGCTGCACTGCATCCCCGGCAGCCTGCGGGAGAAGGGCGTGGTGTTCGCGCACGCCGCCGAGGTGGTCAAGCCCGGCGGCGTGGTGTTCGGCAGCACGGTGCTCTCCTCCGGAGTCCCGGTGACCGGCGCCGGCCGCTGGCTCATGCGCAACCTCAACGCCAAGGGCATCTTCCACAACGAGGAGGACAGCCTCGACGACCTGCGCGACCAGCTCGACAAGCACTTCGCCAGCCACCAGCTGGTGGTGCGCGGCAGCGTGGGCCTGTTCCGCGCCCGCACCGCCGCCGGCTGA
- a CDS encoding SRPBCC family protein, which produces MGTRWYAIDEADESFLDTAPLRHARSVDIPFPAEQTWAALTGDEVSSWTKGMNKLTWTSPRPFGVGTTRQIDMSGNFLLRERFFRWEEGRRKTFTGVEATRPIFKHLVEDYLVEPTPQGSRFSWRFAAQLRRPWNFLQGPLDRFFFAPTGRSHIDGLRDFMISRAGAGGDFTAKGN; this is translated from the coding sequence GTGGGCACCCGCTGGTACGCGATCGACGAGGCCGACGAATCCTTCCTCGACACGGCGCCGCTGCGCCACGCCCGCTCCGTGGACATCCCCTTCCCGGCCGAGCAGACCTGGGCCGCGCTCACCGGGGACGAGGTGTCGAGCTGGACGAAGGGCATGAACAAGCTCACCTGGACCTCGCCGCGGCCGTTCGGCGTCGGCACCACCAGGCAGATCGACATGAGCGGCAACTTCCTGCTCCGGGAGCGCTTCTTCCGCTGGGAGGAGGGACGCCGGAAGACCTTCACCGGCGTCGAGGCGACCCGCCCGATCTTCAAGCACCTGGTCGAGGACTACCTCGTCGAGCCGACACCGCAGGGGTCGCGGTTCAGCTGGCGCTTCGCCGCCCAGCTGCGGCGGCCGTGGAACTTCCTCCAGGGCCCCCTGGACCGGTTCTTCTTCGCCCCCACGGGGCGGTCACACATCGACGGACTGCGCGACTTCATGATCAGCCGCGCCGGCGCGGGCGGCGACTTCACGGCGAAGGGGAACTGA
- a CDS encoding type I polyketide synthase produces MENDEKLRYFLRRVTVELTETRRRLQERESVEGEPIAIVGMSCRFPGGVDGPEGLWQLVADGRDAISDFPADRGWDLESLYDPDPDAPGKTYGRAGGFLYDADRFDAGFFGIGPREALAMDPQQRLLLETAWETFERAGIDPAAVRGRRAGVFVGTGHQEYGALLQRATENFEGYLLSGSAASVISGRLSYVFGLEGPAVTVDTACSSSLVALHLACQALRRGECELALAGGAAVMASPGMFVEFARQRGLSPDGRCKAFAAAADGTGWGEGVGLLLVERLSDARRNGHPVLAVVRGSAVNQDGASNGLTAPNGPSQQRVIWQALADARLSAADVDAVEAHGTGTALGDPIEAQALLATYGQDRPADRPLWLGSVKSNIGHTQAAAGVAGVIKMVQAIRHGRLPRTLHVDAPSPHVDWSAGRVELLTEPKDWPDADRPRRAGVSSFGVSGTNAHVILEQAPPEGTGETAAGAGPAASGETAAGGAAEAGPAARGVVPWLVSARDERALRAQAGRLADFAAAHPELDPADVGRSLATARSALEHRAVVVAADRDGLVAALRGLAGGADGAAAVTGRATDAHRPVFVFPGQGAQWAGMAVELLDTSAVFAARVQECEAALAEFVDWSLTDVLRGAAGAPGLDRVDVVQPVLWAVMVSLAGLWRSFGVEPAAVVGHSQGEIAAAVVAGGLSLADGARVVALRSRALGVLAGRGGMVSVALPRPDVEELLAPWDGRLTVAALNGPAAVVVSGDADAVDELLTACERDGVRARRIDVDYASHSPHVEAIEDDLAAALAPVSPRAGQVPFFSTVTGDWLDTTALDAAYWYTNLRRTVLLEPAVRALAEQGHTAYAEMSPHPVLAAAIEETLDAADTPGPVVGSLRRDEGGWARFLTSVAQAYTRGVAVDWTAAFAGVPGRLDPHLLPTYAFQRRRYWVDTVSGGAAGGPPAADDPTEAGFWEAVERQDLDRLAESLDIADDDQRSTLASLLPVLSSWRDRGRTRAAADARRYRVAWRPAAVPDPAAARLSGDWLLVVPAAPGASGAPEAGEPRDTAGHRAAAVATALRGAGARTVELVPADAADRAALARRLRAAAADRTGIAGVLSLLAVPDDGAGSGGPAVPDDSAVPAGSDRPGDRAGSGGPADRAVARDGALAATVALVQALGDAGVTAPLWCVTRSAVTAGDADPAPDAGGAPVWGLGQVLALEHPDRWGGLIDLPPARGGSARDDAAWSLLPAVLAGATGEDEVAVREAGVFVRRLLRAPAGARTAPRRWRPEGTVLVTDATGEPGAHTARWLAREGAGRLVLITRPDADPARAAELERELTGLGVAVTLAPCDLADRDALAALLDGLGEDGAPTAVMHTAGPAAGGGLDGLTPKDLTRALRPALAGAWHLHELTADRDLSAFVLYASAAGTVGAPGRAARAALDASYEALARHRRAAGHTATVVAWGPWEEPGDRPEEDDGRPGGGWTPLATEAALAALGQALDHDETSVLVADIAWPHFARLFTAARGGALISAVPQARQGTGTDGDAADGTGSAADALRRRLAGLPASERDRAVVELLETHIAAVLGTEEPVAPDRPFTELGFVSLTAVELRNRLNAVTGLRLPATAVFDHPTPRELGRRLLTDLLGTDGAPAAPAAAAPAAADDEPIAIVAMACRFPGDVGSPEDLWRLVDGGGDAISEFPADRGWDIDAVYDPDPDRPGRTYTREGGFIAGADRFDAALFGISPREALAMDPQQRLLLETAWEAFERAGIAPDSLRGSRTGVFAGSSGQDYTQLMIGASAAGVEGYALTGNAASVISGRLAYTFGLEGPAVTVDTACSSSLVALHLACQSVRSGESSLALAAGVTVLSTPLAFIGFSRQRGLAPDGRCKAFSAAADGTAWAEGAGVVLVERLSDARRNGHPVLAVVRGTAVNQDGASNGLAAPNGPAQQRVIRQALANARLAPAEVDAVEAHGTGTPLGDPIEAQALLATYGRDRPADRPLWLGTVKSNIGHAAAAAGIAGVIKMVLAMEHGTLPRTLHAEEPTPHVDWSAGAVSLLTRPVPWPETGRPRRAGVSSFGVSGTNAHAIIEQAPDPAPIPEPEPAGAGGRASRARAEEAPATGGPSGDASGTAAAPSPGAAPLPPSAVPWLLSARSEPALRAQAARLRDHLAERPGASPVDVGRSLALTRSALEHRAAVVAGGREELLAGLDALAAGRVAPGLVRGVAQGGRTAFLFPGQGSQRPGAGRELHAAFPVFADALDEVCGLLDGHLAEHLGRPLREVMFADPGTAAADLLDRTVCTQPALFALGVALARLLESWGVVPDRVSGHSIGELTAAHVAGVLSLEDACALVAARGRLMDGTGTDGAMIAVEAPEDEVAPLLADVAHLVSVAAVNGPRATVLSGDAAAVTRIADALAAQGRRTKRLRVSRAFHSPLMDGVLEEFGRVAAGLSYRTPRTPLVSNLTGDRAGEELGTPEYWVRHLREAVRFGDGVRRMAADGVTGWLELGPGGVLSGLVADCLTDTGAPAAAVPLLRRDRPEPAALLLGLAQAHAHGVPVDWRAVFDGPDGPRGPLVELPTYPFQRQRYWPEWSMAAPGTAVPDATPAGPDPGTAAAGGPAALRRRLAELPPAERDEAVRELAAAHIAAVLGHPTTEEVENSTGLPELGFDSLAATELRDGLRAATGLPLAASLVFEHPTLKELTAHLVAGLETAGPPDAPPAGPDEARTDGGTAPGERGTTPKAAGPAAADGPPEGTLTALALRAAELGRFGRVRELLMAASEFRPAFGADEATAADPPAAPAPVRLSRGPQGPALHCFPSFAGRSSARQYARLAAAVHRRRDLWALPAPGFAAGERLPADTAALVRLHARQVLRQAGDRPFAILGHSSGGWIAHAVAAWLEQRGTPAAGLVLLDSYWPGSTVLPRIHAAIAGQLTGARGDAPGAADERWDDLALTAMGGYDRLFEPWEPEAIATPTLLVRATDPLPGYPAEDWRASWRLDHTAVDVPGNHFTVIREHSAPTMRAVTDWLASTSRPE; encoded by the coding sequence GTGGAGAATGACGAGAAGCTCCGTTACTTCCTCAGGCGGGTTACCGTCGAGCTCACCGAAACCCGCCGCCGGTTGCAGGAACGGGAGTCGGTCGAGGGCGAGCCCATCGCCATCGTCGGCATGTCCTGCCGGTTCCCCGGCGGCGTCGACGGCCCCGAGGGGCTGTGGCAGCTGGTCGCCGACGGCCGCGACGCCATCTCCGACTTCCCCGCCGACCGCGGCTGGGACCTGGAGAGCCTGTACGACCCCGACCCCGACGCCCCCGGCAAGACGTACGGGCGCGCGGGCGGATTCCTCTACGACGCCGACCGTTTCGACGCCGGGTTCTTCGGCATCGGCCCGCGCGAGGCGCTCGCCATGGACCCGCAGCAGCGACTGCTGCTGGAGACGGCGTGGGAGACGTTCGAACGGGCCGGGATCGACCCCGCCGCGGTGCGCGGCCGCCGGGCCGGGGTGTTCGTCGGCACCGGCCACCAGGAGTACGGTGCCCTCCTCCAGCGGGCCACCGAGAACTTCGAGGGCTACCTGCTCTCCGGCAGCGCGGCCAGCGTGATCTCCGGCCGCCTGTCCTACGTGTTCGGCCTGGAGGGCCCGGCGGTCACGGTGGACACCGCCTGCTCGTCCTCGCTGGTGGCGCTCCACCTGGCCTGCCAGGCGCTGCGCCGCGGCGAGTGCGAACTGGCCCTGGCCGGCGGTGCGGCCGTGATGGCGTCCCCGGGGATGTTCGTGGAGTTCGCCCGGCAGCGGGGGCTGTCGCCGGACGGCCGGTGCAAGGCGTTCGCGGCCGCCGCCGACGGCACCGGCTGGGGCGAGGGCGTGGGCCTGCTGCTGGTGGAGCGGCTCTCGGACGCCCGCCGCAACGGGCACCCGGTGCTCGCCGTGGTGCGCGGTTCCGCCGTCAACCAGGACGGTGCGTCCAACGGTCTGACCGCGCCCAACGGCCCGTCCCAGCAGCGGGTGATCTGGCAGGCGCTGGCCGACGCCCGGCTGTCGGCCGCCGACGTGGACGCGGTGGAGGCGCACGGCACCGGCACCGCGCTCGGCGACCCGATCGAGGCGCAGGCGCTGCTGGCGACCTACGGCCAGGACCGGCCCGCCGACCGGCCGCTGTGGCTGGGCTCGGTGAAGTCCAACATCGGCCACACCCAGGCCGCAGCCGGTGTCGCCGGCGTCATCAAGATGGTGCAGGCCATCCGCCACGGCCGGCTGCCGCGCACCCTGCACGTCGACGCGCCGTCCCCGCACGTCGACTGGAGCGCCGGCCGGGTCGAACTGCTCACCGAGCCCAAGGACTGGCCGGACGCCGACCGTCCGCGGCGCGCCGGTGTCTCCTCCTTCGGCGTCAGCGGCACCAACGCACACGTGATCCTGGAGCAGGCACCGCCGGAGGGCACCGGGGAGACGGCCGCCGGTGCGGGGCCCGCGGCCAGCGGGGAGACGGCGGCCGGCGGCGCGGCCGAGGCCGGCCCGGCCGCCCGGGGCGTCGTGCCCTGGCTGGTGTCGGCCCGCGACGAACGGGCCCTGCGGGCCCAGGCCGGCCGGCTCGCCGACTTCGCCGCCGCCCACCCGGAGCTGGACCCCGCCGACGTGGGCCGGTCACTGGCCACCGCCCGGAGCGCGCTGGAACACCGGGCGGTGGTGGTCGCCGCCGACCGGGACGGACTCGTCGCGGCCCTGCGCGGCCTCGCCGGGGGCGCGGACGGCGCCGCGGCGGTCACCGGCCGGGCCACGGACGCCCACCGCCCGGTGTTCGTCTTCCCCGGCCAGGGCGCGCAGTGGGCGGGCATGGCGGTGGAACTGCTGGACACCTCGGCGGTGTTCGCCGCCCGCGTCCAGGAGTGCGAGGCCGCCCTCGCCGAGTTCGTGGACTGGTCCCTGACCGACGTGCTGCGCGGCGCCGCCGGCGCGCCCGGCCTGGACCGGGTCGATGTGGTGCAGCCCGTGCTGTGGGCCGTGATGGTCTCCCTCGCCGGACTGTGGCGCTCCTTCGGCGTCGAACCGGCCGCGGTGGTCGGTCACTCGCAGGGCGAGATCGCCGCCGCCGTGGTGGCCGGCGGCCTGTCCCTGGCCGACGGCGCGCGGGTGGTCGCGCTGCGCAGCCGGGCGCTGGGCGTACTGGCCGGCCGGGGCGGCATGGTCTCCGTCGCCCTGCCGCGCCCGGACGTGGAGGAGCTGCTGGCCCCCTGGGACGGCCGCCTGACGGTGGCTGCGCTCAACGGTCCCGCCGCCGTGGTCGTCTCCGGCGACGCGGACGCGGTGGACGAACTGCTCACCGCCTGCGAGCGCGACGGCGTACGCGCCCGCCGGATCGACGTGGACTACGCCTCCCACTCACCGCACGTCGAGGCCATCGAGGACGACCTCGCCGCGGCCCTGGCGCCGGTGTCCCCCCGCGCGGGCCAGGTGCCGTTCTTCTCCACCGTGACGGGGGACTGGCTGGACACCACCGCGCTGGACGCCGCCTACTGGTACACCAACCTGCGGCGGACCGTGCTCCTGGAACCCGCGGTGCGCGCCCTCGCGGAGCAGGGCCACACCGCCTACGCGGAGATGAGCCCGCACCCGGTGCTCGCCGCCGCGATCGAGGAGACGCTGGACGCCGCGGACACCCCCGGGCCGGTGGTGGGCTCGCTCCGCCGCGACGAGGGCGGCTGGGCGCGCTTCCTGACCTCGGTGGCCCAGGCGTACACCCGCGGGGTGGCGGTGGACTGGACCGCGGCCTTCGCCGGCGTACCCGGCCGGCTGGACCCGCACCTGCTGCCCACCTACGCCTTCCAGCGCCGCCGGTACTGGGTGGACACCGTGTCCGGCGGGGCGGCCGGCGGCCCGCCGGCCGCGGACGACCCCACCGAGGCCGGCTTCTGGGAGGCCGTCGAGCGCCAGGACCTGGACCGGCTGGCCGAGTCGCTGGACATCGCCGACGACGACCAGCGGTCCACCCTCGCCTCGCTGCTGCCGGTGCTCTCCTCGTGGCGGGACCGCGGCCGGACGCGCGCCGCCGCGGACGCCCGGCGTTACCGGGTCGCCTGGCGGCCCGCCGCCGTCCCCGACCCGGCGGCCGCCCGGCTGTCCGGCGACTGGCTGCTGGTGGTCCCCGCCGCGCCGGGAGCCTCCGGCGCCCCGGAGGCGGGGGAGCCGCGGGACACCGCCGGGCACCGGGCGGCCGCGGTCGCCACCGCCCTGCGCGGGGCCGGCGCCCGGACCGTGGAACTCGTGCCGGCGGACGCGGCGGACCGGGCGGCGCTCGCCCGGCGGCTGCGCGCGGCGGCCGCGGACCGGACCGGGATCGCCGGCGTCCTGTCCCTGCTGGCCGTGCCGGACGACGGTGCCGGGTCCGGCGGCCCGGCCGTACCCGACGACTCCGCCGTGCCCGCCGGCTCCGACAGGCCCGGGGACCGTGCCGGGTCCGGCGGCCCGGCCGACCGGGCGGTGGCCCGGGACGGCGCGCTCGCCGCCACGGTCGCGCTCGTCCAGGCGCTCGGCGACGCCGGCGTCACCGCCCCGCTGTGGTGCGTCACCCGGTCCGCGGTGACCGCCGGGGACGCCGACCCGGCACCGGACGCGGGCGGGGCACCGGTGTGGGGCCTGGGCCAGGTGCTGGCCCTGGAGCACCCCGACCGGTGGGGCGGCCTGATCGATCTCCCCCCGGCGCGCGGCGGTTCCGCGCGGGACGACGCCGCGTGGTCCCTCCTGCCGGCCGTGCTGGCCGGCGCCACCGGCGAGGACGAGGTGGCGGTACGCGAGGCCGGGGTCTTCGTCCGCAGGCTGCTGCGCGCCCCCGCGGGCGCCCGCACCGCCCCGCGGCGGTGGCGGCCGGAGGGCACCGTACTGGTCACCGACGCCACCGGCGAACCGGGCGCGCACACCGCCCGCTGGCTGGCGCGCGAAGGCGCCGGGCGGCTGGTGCTGATCACCCGCCCGGACGCGGACCCCGCCCGGGCGGCGGAGCTGGAGCGCGAACTGACCGGGCTGGGCGTCGCCGTGACGCTCGCCCCCTGCGACCTCGCCGACCGGGACGCGCTGGCCGCGCTGCTGGACGGCCTGGGCGAGGACGGGGCACCGACCGCCGTGATGCACACCGCCGGCCCGGCGGCCGGCGGCGGCCTCGACGGACTCACCCCCAAGGACCTGACGCGGGCGCTGCGCCCCGCCCTGGCCGGCGCGTGGCACCTGCACGAGCTGACCGCGGACCGGGACCTGTCCGCGTTCGTCCTGTACGCCTCCGCCGCCGGCACCGTGGGCGCACCCGGGCGGGCCGCGCGGGCGGCCCTGGACGCCTCGTACGAGGCACTCGCCCGGCACCGCCGCGCGGCCGGGCACACCGCCACCGTGGTGGCCTGGGGACCGTGGGAGGAGCCCGGGGACCGGCCGGAGGAGGACGACGGGCGGCCGGGCGGCGGCTGGACCCCGCTGGCCACCGAGGCGGCGCTGGCCGCCCTCGGCCAGGCCCTGGACCACGACGAGACCTCCGTCCTGGTCGCCGACATCGCCTGGCCGCACTTCGCCCGGCTGTTCACCGCGGCCCGCGGCGGCGCCCTGATCAGCGCGGTGCCACAGGCCCGGCAGGGGACCGGCACCGACGGTGACGCGGCGGACGGCACCGGCTCCGCGGCGGACGCGCTGCGCCGCCGGCTGGCCGGGCTGCCCGCGTCCGAACGGGACCGGGCCGTCGTCGAACTGCTGGAGACCCACATCGCGGCGGTGCTCGGCACCGAGGAACCGGTCGCCCCGGACCGCCCGTTCACCGAGCTGGGCTTCGTCTCGCTGACCGCCGTGGAGCTGCGCAACCGGCTCAACGCCGTCACCGGACTGCGGCTGCCGGCGACCGCGGTGTTCGACCACCCGACCCCGCGGGAGCTGGGCCGCCGGCTGCTGACCGACCTGCTGGGCACCGACGGGGCACCCGCCGCACCGGCCGCCGCGGCCCCGGCCGCCGCCGACGACGAGCCGATCGCCATCGTGGCCATGGCCTGCCGCTTCCCCGGCGACGTCGGCTCCCCGGAGGACCTGTGGCGGCTGGTGGACGGCGGCGGCGACGCGATCTCGGAGTTCCCCGCCGACCGCGGCTGGGACATCGACGCCGTCTACGACCCCGACCCGGACCGCCCGGGCCGCACCTACACCCGCGAGGGCGGGTTCATCGCCGGCGCGGACCGGTTCGACGCCGCCCTGTTCGGCATCAGCCCGCGCGAGGCGCTCGCCATGGACCCGCAGCAGCGGCTGCTGCTGGAGACGGCCTGGGAGGCGTTCGAACGGGCCGGGATCGCGCCCGACTCGCTGCGCGGCAGCCGCACCGGGGTCTTCGCCGGCTCCAGCGGCCAGGACTACACCCAGCTGATGATCGGCGCGTCGGCCGCGGGCGTCGAGGGCTACGCGCTGACCGGCAACGCCGCCAGCGTCATCTCCGGACGGCTGGCCTACACCTTCGGCCTGGAGGGGCCGGCGGTCACGGTGGACACCGCCTGCTCGTCCTCGCTGGTCGCGCTCCACCTGGCCTGCCAGTCGGTGCGCAGCGGTGAGAGCTCGCTGGCGCTGGCGGCCGGCGTGACGGTGCTGAGCACGCCGCTGGCGTTCATCGGCTTCAGCCGGCAGCGCGGGCTGGCCCCCGACGGCCGCTGCAAGGCCTTCTCCGCCGCCGCCGACGGCACCGCCTGGGCCGAGGGTGCCGGGGTGGTGCTGGTGGAGCGGCTCTCGGACGCCCGGCGCAACGGCCACCCGGTGCTGGCCGTGGTCCGGGGCACCGCCGTCAACCAGGACGGCGCGTCCAACGGCCTGGCCGCGCCCAACGGACCCGCCCAGCAGCGGGTGATCCGCCAGGCGCTGGCCAACGCCCGGCTGGCGCCCGCCGAGGTGGACGCGGTGGAGGCGCACGGCACCGGCACCCCCCTCGGCGACCCGATCGAGGCGCAGGCGCTGCTGGCGACCTACGGCCGGGACCGGCCCGCCGACCGGCCGCTGTGGCTGGGCACGGTGAAGTCGAACATCGGCCACGCCGCGGCCGCCGCCGGCATCGCCGGGGTGATCAAGATGGTGCTGGCGATGGAGCACGGCACGCTGCCGCGCACCCTGCACGCCGAGGAGCCCACCCCGCACGTGGACTGGTCCGCGGGCGCGGTCTCGCTGCTCACTCGGCCGGTCCCGTGGCCGGAGACCGGCCGTCCGCGCCGGGCCGGCGTCTCCTCCTTCGGCGTCAGCGGCACCAACGCCCACGCCATCATCGAACAGGCCCCCGACCCGGCCCCGATCCCGGAGCCGGAACCCGCCGGCGCCGGCGGGCGGGCGTCCCGGGCACGGGCGGAGGAGGCACCGGCGACCGGCGGGCCGTCGGGTGACGCGTCCGGCACCGCCGCGGCGCCGTCGCCGGGCGCCGCACCGCTGCCCCCCTCCGCCGTCCCGTGGCTGCTGTCCGCCCGGAGCGAGCCGGCGCTGCGCGCCCAGGCCGCACGGCTCCGCGACCACCTGGCCGAACGGCCCGGAGCGAGCCCGGTGGACGTCGGCCGCTCGCTGGCGCTCACCCGCTCCGCGCTGGAGCACCGGGCGGCCGTCGTCGCGGGCGGGCGGGAGGAACTGCTCGCCGGGCTCGACGCGCTGGCCGCGGGCCGGGTCGCCCCCGGTCTGGTGCGCGGCGTCGCCCAGGGCGGCCGGACCGCGTTCCTCTTCCCCGGCCAGGGCAGCCAGCGGCCGGGCGCCGGCCGCGAACTCCACGCCGCCTTCCCGGTGTTCGCCGACGCCCTGGACGAGGTCTGCGGCCTGCTCGACGGCCACCTCGCCGAGCACCTCGGCCGGCCGCTGCGCGAGGTGATGTTCGCCGACCCCGGGACCGCGGCGGCGGACCTGCTCGACCGGACGGTCTGCACCCAGCCCGCGCTGTTCGCCCTCGGGGTGGCGCTGGCCCGGCTGCTGGAGTCCTGGGGCGTGGTCCCCGACCGGGTGAGCGGCCACTCGATCGGCGAGCTGACCGCGGCGCACGTGGCCGGGGTGCTCTCCCTGGAGGACGCCTGCGCGCTGGTCGCGGCGCGCGGCCGGCTGATGGACGGCACCGGCACCGACGGGGCCATGATCGCGGTGGAGGCGCCCGAGGACGAGGTGGCACCGCTGCTGGCGGACGTCGCCCACCTGGTGTCCGTCGCGGCGGTCAACGGGCCGCGGGCCACGGTGCTCTCCGGCGACGCCGCCGCGGTGACCCGGATCGCGGACGCCCTCGCCGCACAGGGCCGCCGGACCAAGCGCCTGCGGGTGTCGCGGGCGTTCCACTCGCCGCTCATGGACGGCGTCCTGGAGGAGTTCGGCCGGGTCGCGGCCGGACTGTCCTACCGGACCCCGCGCACACCCCTGGTCTCCAACCTCACCGGCGACCGGGCTGGCGAGGAACTGGGCACGCCCGAGTACTGGGTGCGCCATCTGCGCGAGGCGGTCCGCTTCGGCGACGGAGTCCGCCGGATGGCCGCCGACGGCGTCACCGGCTGGCTGGAACTGGGCCCCGGCGGAGTGCTCTCGGGCCTGGTCGCCGACTGCCTGACCGACACCGGCGCGCCCGCCGCCGCGGTGCCGCTGCTCCGGCGCGACCGCCCCGAACCCGCCGCCCTGCTGCTGGGCCTGGCCCAGGCGCACGCGCACGGCGTCCCGGTGGACTGGCGGGCCGTGTTCGACGGCCCGGACGGCCCCCGCGGCCCGCTGGTGGAGCTGCCGACGTACCCCTTCCAGCGGCAGCGGTACTGGCCCGAGTGGTCCATGGCGGCACCCGGCACCGCCGTACCGGACGCCACACCCGCCGGCCCGGATCCCGGCACCGCCGCGGCCGGCGGTCCCGCCGCGCTGCGGCGGCGGCTGGCGGAGCTGCCGCCCGCCGAACGGGACGAGGCGGTACGGGAACTGGCGGCCGCGCACATCGCCGCGGTGCTGGGGCACCCGACGACCGAAGAGGTGGAGAACAGCACCGGACTGCCCGAGCTGGGCTTCGACTCGCTGGCGGCGACCGAACTGCGCGACGGGCTGCGGGCCGCCACCGGGCTGCCGCTCGCCGCCTCCCTGGTCTTCGAACACCCCACGCTCAAGGAACTCACCGCCCACCTGGTCGCCGGCCTGGAAACGGCCGGCCCGCCGGACGCGCCGCCGGCCGGCCCGGACGAGGCGCGGACGGACGGCGGCACCGCGCCCGGGGAGCGCGGCACCACGCCGAAGGCGGCCGGCCCCGCCGCGGCGGACGGCCCGCCCGAGGGCACCCTGACCGCGCTGGCGCTGCGGGCCGCCGAACTCGGCCGGTTCGGGCGGGTCCGGGAGCTGCTGATGGCCGCCTCCGAGTTCCGTCCCGCCTTCGGCGCCGACGAGGCCACGGCGGCGGACCCGCCGGCCGCCCCCGCCCCGGTCCGTCTCTCCCGCGGCCCGCAGGGACCCGCCCTGCACTGCTTCCCGTCCTTCGCCGGCCGCTCCTCGGCCCGGCAGTACGCCCGGCTCGCCGCGGCCGTCCACCGCCGGCGCGACCTGTGGGCGCTGCCCGCCCCCGGGTTCGCCGCCGGCGAGCGGCTCCCGGCGGACACCGCCGCGCTGGTCCGGCTGCACGCCCGGCAGGTGCTGCGGCAGGCCGGCGACCGGCCGTTCGCGATCCTGGGGCACTCCTCCGGCGGCTGGATCGCCCACGCGGTCGCGGCGTGGCTGGAACAGCGGGGCACCCCGGCCGCGGGGCTGGTGCTGCTGGACAGCTACTGGCCCGGCAGCACCGTCCTGCCCCGCATCCACGCCGCGATCGCCGGGCAGCTCACCGGCGCCCGCGGGGACGCCCCCGGCGCGGCGGACGAGCGGTGGGACGACCTGGCGCTCACCGCGATGGGCGGCTACGACCGGCTCTTCGAGCCCTGGGAGCCCGAGGCCATCGCCACCCCGACCCTGCTGGTGCGGGCCACCGACCCGCTCCCCGGCTACCCGGCCGAGGACTGGCGGGCCTCCTGGCGGCTCGACCACACCGCGGTGGACGTCCCCGGCAACCACTTCACCGTGATCCGGGAGCACAGCGCTCCGACCATGCGGGCCGTCACCGACTGGCTCGCGTCCACCTCCCGCCCCGAGTGA